From a single Catenulispora sp. GP43 genomic region:
- a CDS encoding SpoIIE family protein phosphatase: protein MHESEHGHNGVLTYKVDLRDHLSFLNEATGRIGAGADMVAVAGQFAATLVPRLADFASVHLLDALFVDGAPAPPALGATASSLVRRVAVAHDEPPERWLALVPEGAVQIMHDTSPCHEAMATGMPVRLDRVTPDRALAMALSHSPGDLYPLVAERAYLAVPIVVRGRVLGCVALTRRPERGGFDEIDVLTVGQLAAQAALGVDNARLFRGQVATAAEFRRGVLPTAPPTPAGVEVAHRYLPANPAVAVGGDWFDTIALPGSRVAIVIGDVMGHGVRSAAVMGHLRIAVQTLAALDLPPGQLLRQLDSLALQLGDDHLATCLYAVYDPIASCCVIANAGHLSPMLVRADGRVERVEVPSGAPIGVGGVAFDTAEIPIRDGDVLVLYTDGLVEARGDDIDDRIEALGECLELAAGLDADPEALCDTLLTMLDGDKHEDDVALLAARLKGIPADNIANWLLAPLPPTVPRARRLVRQAMAEWELPEGVRDTTELLATELVTNAVRYAHGPIELRLLRTRTLLCEVRDDDHFLPILLEAGDLDEGGRGLFLVSQLALRWGVSRTANGKVVWFEMALEEGRG from the coding sequence GTGCACGAATCAGAGCACGGGCACAACGGAGTGCTGACGTACAAAGTGGATCTGCGGGACCATCTGTCGTTCCTGAACGAGGCGACCGGCCGCATCGGGGCCGGCGCGGACATGGTGGCGGTCGCCGGGCAGTTCGCCGCGACGCTGGTGCCCCGCCTGGCCGACTTCGCCTCGGTCCATCTGCTGGACGCGCTGTTCGTGGACGGCGCCCCGGCCCCGCCGGCGCTCGGCGCGACGGCATCCAGCCTGGTGCGCCGGGTGGCGGTGGCGCACGACGAGCCGCCGGAGCGCTGGCTGGCGCTGGTGCCGGAGGGCGCGGTGCAGATCATGCACGACACCAGCCCCTGCCACGAGGCGATGGCCACCGGCATGCCGGTCCGGCTGGACCGGGTCACCCCGGACCGGGCCCTGGCGATGGCCCTGTCGCACTCCCCCGGCGACCTGTACCCGCTGGTCGCCGAGCGCGCCTACCTGGCGGTGCCGATCGTGGTCCGCGGCCGGGTCCTCGGCTGCGTGGCCCTGACCCGGCGCCCGGAGCGCGGCGGGTTCGACGAGATCGACGTGCTCACCGTCGGACAGCTGGCGGCCCAGGCGGCCCTCGGCGTGGACAACGCCCGGCTGTTCCGCGGCCAGGTGGCCACGGCCGCCGAATTCCGGCGCGGGGTGCTGCCGACCGCCCCGCCGACGCCGGCCGGCGTGGAGGTCGCGCACCGGTACCTGCCGGCCAACCCGGCCGTCGCCGTCGGCGGCGACTGGTTCGACACCATCGCGCTGCCCGGCAGCCGGGTGGCGATCGTGATCGGCGACGTGATGGGGCACGGCGTCCGCTCGGCGGCGGTGATGGGCCACCTGCGCATCGCGGTGCAGACCCTGGCCGCCCTGGACCTGCCGCCCGGACAGCTGCTCCGCCAGCTCGACAGCCTGGCCCTGCAGCTGGGCGACGACCACCTGGCGACGTGCCTGTACGCGGTGTACGACCCGATCGCCTCCTGCTGCGTCATCGCCAACGCCGGCCACCTGTCCCCCATGCTGGTCCGCGCCGACGGCCGCGTGGAGCGCGTCGAGGTCCCCAGCGGCGCGCCGATCGGCGTGGGCGGCGTCGCCTTCGACACCGCCGAGATCCCCATCCGCGACGGCGACGTCCTGGTCCTGTACACCGACGGCCTGGTCGAGGCCCGCGGCGACGACATCGACGACCGCATCGAGGCCCTCGGCGAATGCCTGGAACTGGCCGCCGGCCTGGACGCCGACCCCGAGGCGCTGTGCGACACCCTGCTGACCATGCTGGACGGCGACAAGCACGAGGACGATGTCGCCCTTCTGGCGGCGCGTCTGAAGGGCATCCCGGCGGACAACATAGCGAACTGGCTCCTGGCCCCACTGCCGCCCACAGTCCCGCGCGCCCGCCGCCTGGTCCGCCAGGCGATGGCGGAGTGGGAGCTGCCGGAAGGCGTGCGCGACACCACGGAACTGCTCGCCACCGAGCTGGTGACGAACGCGGTGCGCTACGCCCACGGACCGATCGAGCTGAGGCTGCTGCGGACCCGGACGCTGCTGTGCGAGGTCCGC
- a CDS encoding class I SAM-dependent methyltransferase produces MVIGNPGSPTPLDQAWIDREQAQARAYDAIGARYDEAFPHKDGQLAVVRTLLERLPAGARVLDVGSGTGLPTARQLVDAGCRVTCLDISPRMLEIARKNVPEAEFVLGDVVDLSAPDPGYEAVTAFFALLHLPREQIQTALRLIHRALVPGGRFAVAMVEADVDDVPIAFLDSRIRVTGFLRDDLRTVLSESGFVIEHEQVLSYAPETSSAQPEIQMFFLCQKADERS; encoded by the coding sequence ATGGTCATCGGGAATCCGGGCTCGCCCACACCGCTGGATCAGGCGTGGATCGACCGCGAACAGGCCCAGGCCCGCGCCTACGACGCCATCGGCGCCCGGTACGACGAGGCCTTCCCGCACAAGGACGGCCAGCTCGCCGTGGTCCGGACCCTGCTGGAGCGGCTGCCGGCCGGCGCGCGGGTGCTGGACGTGGGCTCGGGCACCGGGTTGCCGACCGCACGGCAGCTGGTGGACGCCGGCTGCCGGGTCACCTGTCTGGACATCTCCCCGCGCATGCTGGAGATCGCGCGGAAGAACGTGCCCGAGGCGGAGTTCGTCCTGGGCGACGTCGTCGACTTATCGGCGCCCGATCCGGGCTACGAGGCGGTGACCGCCTTCTTCGCGCTGCTGCATCTTCCGCGCGAGCAGATCCAGACCGCGCTGCGCCTGATCCACCGGGCACTGGTCCCGGGCGGCCGGTTCGCGGTCGCCATGGTGGAGGCCGACGTGGACGACGTCCCGATCGCTTTCCTGGACAGCAGAATCCGAGTCACCGGGTTTCTGCGCGACGACTTGCGTACTGTGTTGTCAGAGTCCGGATTCGTCATCGAGCACGAACAGGTACTTTCTTACGCACCGGAGACATCTTCGGCACAACCGGAGATCCAGATGTTCTTCCTCTGCCAAAAGGCGGATGAACGGTCCTAG
- a CDS encoding FAD-binding protein has translation MRIDAQHSRRSFVRAVSVGTLAVGFDLTSRAWAAQAPQSAGSDFRHAPHLDGRLLVAPADLAPYEDDFGHLVHRTPQAALLPGSVRDVAAMIAFCGPLGIPVAPRGQGHQTFGQAQVAGGLIVDLGPLDAISVDPAAKTATVGAGAVWSAVLTASLAHGLTPPVFTDYIELSVGGTLSAGGVGGASQHHGAQVDTVVELEVVTGTGQVQTCSATRNADLFHAALSGLGQVGVITRAVIRLVAAPTSVRSYSLAYPSVAALTAAQRKVVGDGRFDWLEGTILPATGGGWQYILEGSAFYDTTPPNDSVLIGDLAYIGPPQIQDSAYFDFVDDLAPTVAALKASGEWYDPHPWFNGFLPDAATDALVEATMAATTPADLGASGLVLLYPVPTARFTAPLLSVPEGELAFLFAVLRTAAPDDALPAPELVQANRDLYLSVQAKGGTQYPVGAIPMTPADWRTQYGARWQQFRAAKQCFDPYGILAPGQGIFTS, from the coding sequence ATGCGCATCGACGCGCAGCACAGCCGTCGCTCGTTCGTCCGCGCGGTGAGCGTGGGAACCCTGGCCGTCGGGTTCGACCTCACCTCGCGGGCCTGGGCGGCCCAGGCCCCGCAGAGCGCGGGATCGGATTTCCGGCACGCCCCGCACCTGGACGGCCGCCTGCTGGTCGCCCCGGCCGACCTGGCGCCCTACGAGGACGACTTCGGCCACCTGGTCCACCGCACCCCGCAGGCGGCCCTGCTGCCCGGCTCGGTCCGGGACGTCGCCGCGATGATCGCCTTCTGCGGCCCGCTCGGCATCCCGGTCGCCCCGCGCGGCCAGGGCCACCAGACCTTCGGGCAGGCGCAGGTCGCCGGCGGACTGATCGTCGATCTGGGGCCGCTGGACGCGATCAGCGTCGACCCGGCGGCGAAGACCGCGACCGTCGGAGCCGGGGCGGTGTGGAGCGCGGTCCTGACCGCGAGTCTGGCCCACGGCCTCACCCCGCCGGTGTTCACCGACTACATCGAGCTCTCGGTGGGCGGCACGCTGTCCGCCGGCGGCGTCGGCGGCGCCTCGCAGCACCACGGCGCGCAGGTCGACACCGTCGTGGAGCTGGAGGTCGTCACCGGCACCGGCCAGGTCCAGACCTGCTCGGCCACCCGGAACGCGGACCTGTTCCACGCCGCTTTGTCCGGCCTCGGTCAGGTCGGCGTCATCACCCGCGCGGTCATCCGCCTGGTCGCCGCACCGACCTCGGTGCGCAGCTACTCGCTGGCCTATCCGAGCGTGGCCGCGCTCACCGCGGCGCAGCGCAAGGTCGTCGGCGACGGCCGCTTCGACTGGCTGGAGGGCACGATCCTGCCCGCCACCGGCGGCGGCTGGCAGTACATCCTCGAAGGATCGGCCTTCTACGACACGACCCCGCCGAATGACAGTGTCCTGATCGGCGATCTCGCCTACATCGGCCCGCCGCAGATCCAGGACTCCGCCTACTTCGACTTCGTGGACGACCTGGCGCCGACCGTCGCCGCGCTGAAGGCCAGCGGCGAGTGGTACGACCCGCATCCGTGGTTCAACGGGTTCCTGCCCGACGCCGCCACCGACGCCCTCGTCGAGGCCACCATGGCCGCCACGACCCCGGCCGACCTCGGTGCGAGCGGACTGGTGCTGCTGTATCCGGTGCCGACCGCCAGGTTCACGGCGCCGTTGCTGTCGGTGCCGGAGGGCGAGCTCGCCTTCCTGTTCGCGGTGCTGCGTACGGCCGCGCCCGACGACGCGCTCCCGGCCCCGGAACTGGTGCAGGCCAACCGCGATCTGTACCTGAGCGTGCAGGCCAAGGGCGGGACGCAGTACCCGGTGGGCGCGATCCCGATGACGCCGGCCGACTGGCGGACGCAGTACGGCGCGCGGTGGCAGCAGTTCCGGGCGGCGAAGCAGTGCTTCGACCCCTACGGGATTCTCGCCCCGGGACAGGGCATTTTCACTTCTTAG
- a CDS encoding SGNH/GDSL hydrolase family protein: MLTAALTAVVTFMGTNASATAADHYVALGDSYSSGVGAGSYISSSGSCDRSTNAYSQLWANSRHPASYVSVACSGATTQDVLNNQISALSSSTSLVSITIGGNDVGFSSVMETCVLDSDSACLNAINTATSQAKTILPGRLAATFAAIRNAAPSAHVVVLGYPELYDLGHSWYCPGLSGTDRTALNNAADLLDTQISTAAKNAGDTFADVRGEFHGHELCDFFNEWLHSVDVTDVGDSYHPTASGQSGGYYAAFSAVAP; this comes from the coding sequence ATGCTGACGGCGGCGCTCACGGCCGTCGTCACGTTCATGGGTACCAACGCCTCGGCGACCGCGGCCGACCACTATGTGGCCCTGGGCGACTCGTACTCCTCCGGTGTCGGCGCCGGGAGCTACATCTCGTCCAGCGGCAGCTGCGACCGCAGTACCAACGCCTACTCGCAGCTGTGGGCGAACAGCCGCCACCCGGCCAGCTACGTCTCCGTCGCTTGCTCCGGCGCCACCACCCAGGACGTGCTGAACAACCAGATATCGGCGCTGAGCTCCTCGACCTCCCTGGTGTCGATCACCATCGGCGGCAACGACGTCGGCTTCTCCTCGGTGATGGAGACCTGCGTCCTGGACTCCGACAGCGCCTGCCTGAACGCGATCAACACCGCGACCTCGCAGGCCAAGACCATCCTGCCGGGCCGGCTGGCGGCCACGTTCGCGGCGATCCGGAACGCCGCGCCGTCCGCGCACGTGGTGGTCCTGGGCTACCCCGAGCTGTACGACCTGGGCCACTCCTGGTACTGCCCGGGCCTGTCCGGCACCGACCGCACCGCGCTGAACAACGCCGCGGACCTGCTCGACACGCAGATCTCCACCGCGGCCAAGAATGCCGGCGACACCTTCGCCGACGTCCGCGGCGAGTTCCACGGGCACGAGCTGTGCGACTTCTTCAACGAGTGGCTGCACTCGGTGGACGTCACCGACGTCGGCGACTCCTACCACCCGACCGCCAGTGGGCAGAGCGGCGGCTACTACGCGGCGTTCAGCGCCGTCGCGCCCTGA
- a CDS encoding MMPL family transporter, with the protein MSTYLFRIARWSFHRRRRVLAAWLIIVVVMIIVAGASGGKTNDEFTIPGTESQHVTDLLEQKLPALGGAQTTIVFATPNGVHVTDPGPKAGIEQSMANVAKVPGVSQVSDPFQGGPISQNGQVALGNVQWTKQPADIKDSTLDQMKAAVAPAEAAGVQVEYNGSVYPGWRVVPSELPELVGLIIAFIILLITFGSLAASGLPIMTAVLGVLITVMTITALAAVMTIASTSTTVAIMLGLSTGIDYGLFIIGRHRDGVLRGMRPYDAVGLAAGTAGGSVVFAALTVIIALCGLAVVGIPFLTIMGVAAAGAVFLSLLLSLTLVPAMLGFAGDRLRNFSRLPFGKDHSERIAKQSVEAPERSRGWRWARFVVHHRIVVLITGVLFLVVLALPATQVELGLPGASSNPKSNTSRKAYDITTAAFGPGFNGPLLVVADGVTSQQQVSQIAAGLAKQPGVAAATPVAQNGDTAVIRVIPTTGPSDTQTATLVHHLRDNRTAIAAGSGATILIGGLTASNIDVSAKLSSALPVFLAVVIGLAFILLTFAFRTIWVPIKSIIGFLLSVGAAFGCTVALFQWGWGQTLFNVTKSETISFLPIIMIAIIFGLSSDYEVFVVSRIKEDFTQKGDAVEAVRRGTGRASRVVTAAALIMFSIFVAFIVSPTPTIKVIGFSFAAGVFLDAFVVRLTLVPAVMALAKSGFWYHPQWFARYVPDPDIEGEQLQEQLEYHEGVAANIDVDPREIPPTG; encoded by the coding sequence GTGTCGACCTATCTCTTCCGGATCGCCCGCTGGTCGTTCCACAGACGGCGGCGGGTCCTCGCGGCGTGGCTGATCATCGTCGTCGTCATGATCATCGTCGCCGGGGCCAGCGGAGGGAAGACCAACGACGAGTTCACGATCCCCGGCACCGAGTCGCAGCACGTCACGGACCTGCTGGAGCAGAAGCTCCCGGCGTTGGGCGGCGCGCAGACGACCATCGTGTTCGCCACCCCGAACGGCGTGCACGTCACCGATCCCGGTCCCAAGGCCGGGATCGAGCAGTCGATGGCGAACGTGGCCAAGGTGCCCGGGGTCTCGCAGGTGTCGGACCCCTTCCAGGGCGGGCCGATCTCGCAGAACGGCCAGGTCGCGCTGGGCAACGTTCAGTGGACCAAGCAGCCGGCCGACATCAAGGACTCCACGCTCGACCAGATGAAGGCCGCCGTCGCCCCGGCCGAGGCGGCGGGGGTGCAGGTCGAGTACAACGGCAGCGTGTATCCCGGGTGGCGGGTCGTGCCCTCGGAGCTGCCCGAGCTGGTCGGCCTGATCATCGCGTTCATCATCCTGCTGATCACCTTCGGCTCACTCGCGGCGTCCGGGCTGCCGATCATGACGGCCGTGCTCGGCGTGCTGATCACGGTCATGACCATCACCGCGCTGGCCGCCGTGATGACCATCGCCTCCACCTCGACGACCGTCGCGATCATGCTGGGCCTGTCCACCGGCATCGACTACGGGCTGTTCATCATCGGCCGCCACCGGGACGGCGTCCTGCGCGGGATGCGGCCCTACGACGCGGTGGGCCTGGCCGCGGGCACCGCCGGCGGTTCGGTGGTGTTCGCCGCCCTCACGGTCATCATCGCGCTGTGCGGGCTGGCCGTGGTCGGCATCCCCTTCCTGACCATCATGGGCGTGGCCGCCGCCGGCGCGGTGTTCCTGTCCCTGCTCCTGTCGCTGACACTGGTCCCGGCGATGCTGGGGTTCGCCGGCGACAGACTCAGAAACTTCTCCCGCCTCCCCTTCGGCAAGGACCACTCCGAGCGCATCGCGAAGCAGTCCGTCGAGGCCCCGGAGAGGTCCCGCGGCTGGCGCTGGGCCCGGTTCGTGGTCCACCACCGGATCGTGGTGCTGATCACCGGCGTGCTGTTCCTGGTGGTGCTGGCCCTGCCGGCCACCCAGGTGGAACTGGGCCTGCCCGGAGCCTCGTCGAACCCGAAGAGCAACACCTCCCGCAAGGCCTACGACATCACCACCGCGGCCTTCGGCCCCGGCTTCAACGGCCCGCTGCTGGTCGTGGCCGACGGGGTGACCTCGCAACAGCAGGTGTCGCAGATCGCCGCCGGGCTGGCCAAGCAGCCCGGGGTGGCCGCGGCCACCCCGGTGGCGCAGAACGGCGACACCGCGGTGATCCGCGTGATCCCGACCACCGGCCCCAGCGACACCCAGACCGCGACCCTGGTCCACCACCTGCGCGACAACCGCACCGCGATCGCCGCCGGCAGCGGGGCGACCATCCTGATCGGCGGCCTGACCGCGTCGAACATCGACGTCTCGGCGAAACTGTCCTCGGCCCTGCCGGTATTCCTGGCGGTGGTGATCGGCCTGGCCTTCATCCTGCTGACCTTCGCCTTCCGCACCATCTGGGTCCCGATCAAGTCGATCATCGGCTTCCTGCTGTCGGTCGGCGCGGCCTTCGGCTGCACGGTGGCGCTGTTCCAGTGGGGCTGGGGCCAGACGCTCTTCAACGTCACCAAGTCCGAGACCATCAGCTTCCTGCCGATCATCATGATCGCCATCATCTTCGGGCTGTCCAGCGACTACGAGGTCTTCGTCGTCAGCCGCATCAAGGAGGACTTCACCCAGAAGGGCGACGCGGTCGAGGCGGTCCGCCGCGGCACCGGCCGCGCCTCCCGCGTGGTGACCGCGGCGGCGCTGATCATGTTCTCCATCTTCGTGGCCTTCATCGTCTCCCCCACCCCGACGATCAAGGTGATCGGCTTCAGCTTCGCCGCCGGCGTGTTCCTGGACGCCTTCGTCGTCCGGCTCACCTTGGTCCCGGCGGTGATGGCGCTGGCGAAGTCCGGCTTCTGGTACCACCCGCAGTGGTTCGCGCGGTACGTGCCGGACCCGGACATCGAGGGCGAGCAGTTGCAGGAGCAGCTGGAGTACCACGAGGGGGTCGCGGCCAACATCGACGTGGACCCGCGCGAGATCCCGCCGACAGGCTGA
- a CDS encoding GNAT family N-acetyltransferase: MNRDERAGAGPDEAARLEIGRATASDWRVFESWAAGEGWNPGPADGGCFLAQDPDGFFVGRIDGRPVSAVSVVNYGEEFSFLGFYLVHPDFRGQGHGYATWQAGLEHAGGRVIGLDGVLDQQDNYRRSGFQLAHRNIRYVGSAAAVGARAPGGIDAAVLPADQVGRHAIEAYDGGRFPAERPVFLDRWLSAPGHIAYAAVADGGLVGYGVIRPAPAFAKIGPLFADTPEIAEALFRALVSGLAAASGPEAPVEVALDVPEPNAAAVALAERYGMKPSFETARMYTGPVRAMDLATVYGITTFELG; this comes from the coding sequence ATGAACCGGGACGAGAGGGCCGGCGCTGGCCCGGACGAGGCGGCGCGGCTGGAGATCGGCCGCGCTACCGCCTCCGACTGGCGGGTCTTCGAGTCCTGGGCCGCCGGCGAGGGCTGGAACCCCGGCCCCGCCGACGGCGGATGCTTCCTGGCTCAGGACCCTGACGGGTTCTTCGTCGGCCGGATCGACGGCCGGCCGGTGTCGGCGGTGTCGGTGGTGAACTACGGGGAGGAGTTCTCCTTCCTCGGGTTCTACCTCGTGCACCCCGACTTCCGCGGCCAGGGGCACGGCTACGCGACCTGGCAGGCCGGACTGGAGCACGCGGGAGGCCGGGTGATCGGGCTGGACGGCGTGCTGGACCAGCAGGACAACTACCGGCGCTCCGGCTTCCAGCTCGCTCACCGCAACATCCGTTACGTCGGGTCGGCCGCGGCGGTCGGCGCGCGAGCACCGGGCGGGATCGACGCCGCGGTACTGCCCGCCGACCAGGTCGGCCGGCACGCGATCGAGGCCTACGACGGCGGCCGCTTCCCGGCCGAGCGTCCGGTGTTCCTGGACCGCTGGCTGTCGGCGCCGGGGCACATCGCGTACGCCGCCGTGGCCGACGGCGGGCTCGTGGGCTACGGCGTCATCCGGCCCGCCCCGGCGTTCGCGAAGATCGGGCCGCTGTTCGCCGACACCCCCGAGATCGCCGAGGCCCTGTTCAGGGCCCTGGTCTCCGGGCTCGCGGCGGCGTCCGGACCCGAGGCGCCGGTCGAGGTGGCGCTGGACGTGCCGGAGCCGAACGCGGCGGCGGTGGCGCTGGCCGAGCGGTACGGGATGAAGCCCAGCTTCGAGACGGCGCGCATGTACACCGGTCCGGTGCGCGCCATGGATCTGGCGACGGTCTACGGGATCACCACTTTCGAACTCGGCTGA